A region from the Malus domestica chromosome 07, GDT2T_hap1 genome encodes:
- the LOC114826017 gene encoding uncharacterized protein has translation MGLSMSFMGLGGGLPTGRMLNFLMATLYDQFIKKDIQNFEEFQFAILDIFNTFNSSLPGKHYEVPLRKEIEDMFIRWENAKVQDRRNIFIQFMKDNVRLSKVDNATVITGVVTPPVAMAAKRAGESVPQLKMIKAIPDVFFVPSATVLALISVKISRRIFTAKKASSTHSEPDIQMKTETIGEARAPETTRAPETIGEARAPETIGEARAPQGGAPAPLVIGNSHEEREIRPSNLHRTPSVIGTSHGEQEIRPSNPNRRWCLTKCQNEDCIYCARPCIFES, from the exons ATGGGACTGTCTATGAGTTTCATGGGATTGGGAGGAG GGCTGCCAACCGGCCGGATGCTAAACTTTTTAATGGCAACGCTGTACGATCAGTTCATCAAGAAAGATATCCAAAATTTTGAGGAATTCCAGTTCGCCATTCTCGATATTTTCAA CACTTTTAATTCTTCTCTGCCCGGTAAACACTACGAAGTGCCGTTGCGCAAGGAAATCGAG GATATGTTCATACGTTGGGAAAATGCCAAAGTGCAAGACAGGAGGAACATCTTCATCCAATTTATGAAGGACAATGTAAGGCTAAGCAAGGTCGATAACGCTACCGTGATAACAGGAGTTGTAACGCCACCGGTAGCCATGGCTGCTAAAAGAGCAGGGGAGAGTGTGCCCCAGCTGAAAATGATCAAGGCCATTCCTGACGTCTTTTTCGTGCCATCAGCAACAGTGTTGGCTCTCATTTCTGTTAAGATTTCCAGAAGAATTTTCACGGCAAAAAAAGCATCTTCGACACACTCCGAACCGGATATCCAGATGAAGACCGAAACCATTGGCGAAGCCAGAGCACCCGAAACCACCAGAGCACCCGAAACCATTGGCGAAGCCAGAGCACCCGAAACCATTGGCGAAGCCAGAGCACCGCAAGGAGGTGCGCCCGCACCTTTGGTCATCGGAAATTCCCATGAGGAGCGAGAAATACGCCCCTCTAACCTGCACAGAACACCTTCGGTCATCGGAACTTCCCATGGGGAGCAAGAAATACGCCCCTCCAACCCGAACAGAAGGTGGTGTTTGACGAAATGCCAAAATGAAGACTGCATCTACTGCGCACGACCTTGTATCTTTGAATCATGA